From the genome of Aspergillus fumigatus Af293 chromosome 1, whole genome shotgun sequence, one region includes:
- a CDS encoding transcription factor domain-containing protein produces MNARNDTREGEKERQRRRQRGLLFQNDFLGWDVRESPRSAPSITRSTRSCTEYGYTSRNPILVDHLDPLDVDILHQRHAFDLPSQAVCDALVDVFFKWIAPVLPVINRHDFMRRYRNPQDPPSILLLQAVLMVASRFHYDAQSSGNGIISPRILYKKVKALYDAGYERDPTTVLQAVVLLGVYWDGPDDLTESGIFYWSRLGIALAQENGLHKSENYVTLSATKRRIWKRIWWTLYTRDRSVAAAFGRPLHINSEDCTVEDLKESDFIEYDEENDSATDRTAIVFFMQYVKLCQLMDLGLCLKLSSRSTEDSRMKGAAQCELGLNDWLVSCPSELQWRQSRHNFWSAILYSTFYTIVCQLHLLQAPDSSKEAQSSAFHAATSIVSILETLQSRGELKYTPSFIICHAVVSFVTLRSQMEASIPSLLHAIRQNLEANLDMLQVLSHTWPIAAMFVELFRIMTGPEQFERKLSVAAEKCRKRACGEGDGDSTPLSSSVRFKRPKVQQVILPQTRIVLQILQRETQKQSNSQGTLYNELNTRVESMPSGDHSDPNRSSPVTEVDPMLEECDASAILRSLRRIIDAGNTTPL; encoded by the exons ATGAACGCTAGAAATGATACACGCGAAGGGGAGAAGGAACGACAGAGACGAAGACAACGTGGTCTACTGTTTCAGAATGACTTTCTCGGCTGGGATGTTAGAGAGAGCCCGCGGTCTGCTCCATCAATAACTAGGTCCACAAGGTCATGCACAGAGTATGGGTATACGTCGAGAAATCCGATCTTAG TTGATCACTTGGATCCTCTTGACGTGGACATACTGCATCAGCGACATGCCTTTGATTTACCCTCGCAGGCTGTCTGTGATGCTCTTGTGGACGTGTTCTTCAAGTGGATTGCACCAGTGTTGCCCGTGATCAATCGGCACGACTTCATGCGTCGTTATCGTAACCCTCAGGACCCTCCGTCAATCCTCTTACTTCAAGCCGTACTCATGGTAGCTTCAAGATTCCATTATGATGCCCAGAGCTCTGGAAATGGCATAATCTCTCCGCGCATCTTATACAAGAAAGTGAAAGCTTTATATGATGCTGGATACGAAAGAGACCCTACCACAGTCCTCCAAGCTGTAGTGTTACTAGGCGTGTACTGGGATGGCCCTGATG ATCTCACGGAAAGTGGGATATTCTATTGGAGTCGGTTGGGAATAGCTTTGGCTCAGGAAAACGGACTTCACAAGAG TGAGAACTACGTAACACTGTCTGCTacgaagaggaggatctggaagCGGATATGGTGGACACTGTACACGCGGGATCGATCGGTTGCTGCAGCATTCGGCCGCCCTCTTCACATCAATTCCGAAGATTGCACTGTGGAAGACCTGAAAGAAAGTGACTTTATTGAGTATGATGAGGAAAATGACAGTGCAACAGACCGTACAGCAATCGTCTTTTTTATGCAGTACGTGAAACTCTGCCAGCTAATGGACCTTGGTCTGTGCTTGAAGCTGTCTTCCAGGTCGACAGAGGACAGTCGGATGAAGGGGGCTGCGCAATGCGAACTTGGTCTGAATGACTGGCTTGTCTCTTGTCCCTCCGAGCTGCAGTGGAGACAGTCACGTCATAACTTTTGGTCAGCGATATTGTATTCGACCTTCTA TACCATTGTATGCCAGTTACATCTTTTGCAAGCCCCCGACTCGTCAAAGGAAGCCCAAAGCTCAGCTTTTCATGCTGCCACGAGTATCGTGTCCATCCTTGAAACCCTGCAGTCCAGGGGCGAGCTAAAGTACACACCATCATTTAT AATCTGCCACGCTGTTGTCTCTTTCGTCACCCTGAGAAGCCAAATGGAAGCCTCAATACCGTCACTCCTACATGCCATCCGACAAAATTTGGAAGCCAACCTAGACATGCTCCAAGTACTTTCTCATACATGGCCCATTGCAGCAATGTTTGTAGAACTCTTTCGCATTATGACTGGCCCAGAACAGTTTGAGCGAAAGTTATCAGTCGCTGCAGAGAAGTGCCGGAAACGTGCCTGTGGGGAGGGGGACGGCGATTCCACTCCCTTAAGCTCCTCAGTCCGTTTCAAAAGGCCTAAGGTACAGCAGGTGATCCTGCCACAAACTAGGATCGTCCTTCAGATTCTGCAAAGGGAAACCCAGAAGCAATCTAACTCGCAAGGCACACTCTACAACGAGTTGAATACAAGGGTTGAAAGTATGCCATCTGGCGATCATTCAGATCCGAACCGTTCGTCACCTGTGACCGAGGTTGATCCGATGCTTGAGGAATGTGACGCTTCAGCCATATTACGGAGCTTACGGAGAATAATCGACGCTGGTAATACCACGCCCTTGTGA
- a CDS encoding SDR family oxidoreductase: MTSNKPVALVVGASRGIGRQIAIDLAKNGYKVVVAAKTTSNAYATVPFPPDPNSSQSTINTVEREIKESGGEAFALPVDVRDVKQVENLVHEAVRLTGRLDVLVYNSGAIWWSSVANTPTKRFQLMQRVNPEGLYASVQAALPYFEKNGWKGRIIVVSPPIYSRFFRGKTAYAMGKVGMSVLTKGLAMDFVRQGTKDMAITSIWPAVSIESAATEATTNEDPNRKADLRKPTIFSDAILGILNSPTDVVNGQLLLDEDFLRDHCGVSDFSKYAVIPGSQPRRIMPKELPVLEVAEQDDEGMRVDSTMLRKAKL; encoded by the exons ATGACATCAAACAAACCAGTCGCTCTCGTCGTGGGGGCTTCCCGCGGTATCGGCAGGCAGATTGCCATAGACCTGGCCAAGAATGGCTACAAAG TCGTCGTGGCGGCAAAGACCACCTCCAACGCCTATGCTACTGTTCCCTTCCCACCAGATCCGAACTCCTCGCAATCGACCATCAACACCGTTGAGCGAGAGATCAAAGAATCCGGTGGCGAAGCGTTCGCTCTCCCAGTTGACGTCCGCGACGTGAAGCAGGTCGAGAACCTGGTTCACGAGGCAGTTCGCCTGACAGGCCGTCTCGATGTCCTGGTCTACAACTCCGGGGCTATCTGGTGGTCTTCCGTCGCGAATACGCCCACGAAACGGTTCCAACTCATGCAGAGAGTGAATCCAGAGGGTCTGTATGCGAGCGTGCAGGCAGCATTGCCATACTTTGAGAAAAATGGGTGGAAGGGACGGATTATTGTTGTCTCGCCGCCAATCTACTCGCGGTTCTTTCGGGGGAAGACCGCTTATGCGATGG GCAAGGTGGGGATGAGCGTCCTGACCAAGGGTCTTGCTATGGACTTTGTTAGACAGGGAACAAAGGATATGGCCATTACCAGTATCTGGCCTGCAGTG TCCATTGAATCAGCTGCCACAGAGGCGACCACGAATGAAGATCCTAACCGGAAAGCCGATCTCAGGAAACCT ACGATCTTCTCCGACGCTATTCTGGGTATTTTGAACAGCCCCACCGACGTTGTGAACGGCCAATTGCTCCTCGATGAGGACTTTTTGCGCGACCATTGCGGTGTTTCGGATTTCTCCAAGTACGCTGTTATCCCTGGGTCTCAGCCACGGCGAATCATGCCTAAGGAGTTGCCTGTCCTTGAGGTGGCGGagcaggatgatgaaggtaTGCGGGTGGATAGTACGATGTTGAGAAAGGCCAAGCTGTGA
- a CDS encoding putative DSBA family oxidoreductase — protein MGKKIECYLDCVSPYSFYAFTYLQQNADALASLGVEIEYIPVFLGGINVGSGNKPPWTLPAKAAYSRYDGKRAQKYFGHDFEVPAFFPILSLLPQRALTYIKRKQAHKLVPAFLACFETMWNGQLDISKPENLSKALSKAFSGTEVEEILAAAASPEIKHELTATTERVVKELGAFGCPWFWVTNGEGKSEPFFGSDRFHFMWDFLELPHEDLRLKVDEKAKL, from the exons ATGGGCAAGAAAATCGAATGTTACCTTGACTGCG TATCACCCTATAGCTTCTACGCTTTCACGTATCTCCAGCAGAATGCAGACGCACTCGCCTCACTTGGCGTAGAAATCGA ATACATCCCCGTCTTCCTGGGGGGCATCAACGTAGGAAGCG GAAACAAACCCCCCTGGACCCTCCCCGCCAAAGCCGCCTACTCGAGATACGACGGCAAACGCGCCCAAAAGTACTTCGGGCATGACTTTGAAGTACCCGCGTTCTTCCCTATTCTTTCGCTTCTG CCCCAACGAGCACTCACATACATTAAGCGCAAGCAAGCGCACAAACTCGTCCCTGCTTTCCTCGCCTGTTTCGAGACGATGTGGAATGGTCAGTTGGATATTTCCAAGCCGGAGAATCTGTCCAAGGCTTTATCAAAGGCATTCTCAGGCACTGAGGTTGAGGAGATactggctgcagcagcgAGTCCTGAGATCAAGCACGAGCTTACTGCGACGACAGAGAGGGttgtcaaggagctgggggCGTTTGGATGCCCGTGGTTCTGGGTGACTAATGGCGAGGGGAAGTCGGAACCGTTCTTTGGGAGTGATCGTTTCCATTTCATGTGGGATTTCTTGGAGTTGCCGCATGAGGATTTGAGATTGAAGGTTGACGAAAAGGCGAAGCTGTAG
- a CDS encoding translation initiation factor eIF2B subunit gamma, with product MPHSIPVPPTGFQALILCGPGVSLNTFTSNPEEFPKALLPIANRPMVWYPLDWCYRMGITNITLITPPASQAPLEAALSQNPHLTSLPAPSPSVLAPSGLTLTTGTAELLRLPEVQSCIKSDFLLLPCDLICELPGESLIEAWMVTQSALGGSTISGGWNSNGPKSIGMGGEQGGRRGGLGVYYQTRGREESVKGEVTDFVATAPLEQEEAPAVSHNSDGPVSIRYGLSKLVLSIPMDTLKEQMEEQKALLIRHSLVKKHARVKMLTTYRDAHIYVFPYWVKEMAVLNEKFESVGEDLVGWWAKAEWQKGLAEKLRLREIFEPEGHKATESGSLDGEHIEEEIDLKAMSTTKAGAGTSRDALSDDPSEAVQFASRVKRSGTDLSTAPPEPSKGKLTVPPLLAYVHSSLPSAPLVRRVDTSALLLSVSLRLAKLESIEEVGRTAASPFAHSQKVAYPAGVAQRCTVTKADCLLADNVTVEEKCVIKESVIGANCHIASGARLTRCLIMDGAVIGERCQLTGCIVGRRSQIGRESVLKDCEIQDGNIVPEETDAKNEKFMVFEGLDDEDGEGMEVSEEFDDSNDELGF from the exons ATGCCACACTCAATTCCTGTGCCTCCGACGGGCTTCCAGGCCCTCATTTTGTGCGGACCTGGCGTCTCTCTCAACACATTCACCTCCAATCCTGAAGAATTTCCCAAAGCATTGTTACCCATCGCGAATCGTCCTATGGTGTGGTATCCTCTGGATTGGTGCTATCGGATGGGCATAACAA ATATCACTCTTATCACACCCCCCGCCAGTCAAGCTCCATTAGAAGCTGCTCTCTCGCAAAATCCTCACCTCACATCTCTTCCAGCACCTTCACCTTCCGTTCTCGCTCCCTCAGGCCTCACCCTGACGACGGGTACCGCGGAGCTGCTGCGTCTCCCCGAAGTCCAATCATGCATCAAGTCCgatttcctccttctcccctGTGACCTCATTTGTGAATTGCCAGGAGAATCCCTCATTGAGGCATGGATGGTCACCCAAAGCGCCCTGGGTGGCTCTACTATCAGCGGCGGCTGGAACTCCAATGGACCCAAGAGCATTGGAATGGGTGGTGAACAAGGCGGCCGCAGGGGTGGTCTTGGAGTTTACTATCAGACTAGGGGACGGGAAGAGAGTGTCAAGGGTGAGGTGACGGATTTTGTGGCTACCGCACCGTTAGAGCAGGAGGAGGCGCCCGCAGTCTCTCATAATTCGGACGGCCCAGTCTCGATCCGGTATGGGCTGTCAAAGCTAGTGCTCTCGATACCTATGGATACACTAAAAGAACAGATGGAAGAGCAAAAAGCGCTTCTCATCCGTCACTCGTTAGTGAAGAAGCACGCTCGGGTGAAGATGTTGACGACCTACCGCGACGCCCACATCTACGTATTTCCTTACTGGGTCAAGGAGATGGCTGTGCTGAACGAAAAGTTTGAGAGTGTCGGAGAGGATCTTGTCGGTTGGTGGGCCAAGGCTGAGTGGCAGAAGGGTCTAGCGGAGAAGCTGCGACTGCGCGAAATCTTCGAGCCGGAGGGACATAAAGCCACAGAGAGTGGCAGTCTGGATGGCGAGCATATCGAAGAGGAAATCGATCTCAAAGCGATGAGCACCACCAAAGCGGGAGCCGGCACATCACGCGACGCTTTGTCAGACGATCCCTCAGAGGCCGTGCAATTCGCGTCTCGGGTGAAGAGATCCGGTACTGATTTAAGCACCGCGCCGCCGGAGCCATCCAAAGGCAAGCTCACGGTGCCCCCGTTACTGGCATATGTTCACTCCTCGCTGCCGTCTGCACCACTGGTCAGACGTGTGGATACATCGGCTCTGCTTCTGTCCGTGTCCCTCCGTCTTGCCAAACTCGAGTCGATAGAGGAGGTTGGCCGCACAGCGGCGTCCCCTTTCGCTCATAGCCAAAAGGTCGCCTACCCGGCCGGCGTCGCTCAGCGGTGCACGGTCACCAAGGCCGACTGTCTTCTCGCCGATAATGTCACGGTGGAGGAAAAGTGTGTCATCAAGGAATCCGTCATTGGCGCTAACTGTCACATCGCCAGCGGTGCCCGCTTGACACGCTGTCTAATCATGGATGGCGCCGTGATTGGCGAACGCTGTCAACTGACTGGTTGCATTGTGGGCCGACGGAGTCAGATCGGCCGCGAGAGTGTGCTCAAGGACTGCGAGATCCAGGATGGAAACATCGTCCCCGAGGAGACAGACGCGAAGAACGAAAAGTTCATGGTCTTTGAGGGTctggatgacgaggacggcgaAGGAATGGAAGTTTCCGAAGAATTCGACGACAGCAACGACGAGCTAGGTTTTTGA